The genomic segment CGTAGTCCAGTACGGACACGAGGCGCGCGGGCGCCACCTCGGTCTCATTGATCAGCAGCGTGCGCAACTGGCCGTCGCGATTCTGCTCCACGACGAAGCAGCGCTCATGGCTTTCCACGAACTTGCGAATCGTATTCCCGAAGGGGAAGCCCCGAACGCGCAGGAAGTCGAAGCTCTCGCCGTCCTCCGCGAGCCGGTCCAGCGCCTCCAGCACCGCTCCCCGGCAACCCCCGACCGTGATCACGCCGTCGCGCGCTTCGGCTTCGATGCTAGCCACGTGGGCGCCCATCCAAGCGCCCACGTTGCGGCCCTCGCCGAACTCCGATGCGGGGATCTGCTCCGGTTCGGGGAGCGCGTCCGCGGCCCCGTCGATCTTCACCGCCAGGCGATCCATCAGCTCGCGATAGCCCGCGGAGTCCTCCGTGTAGCGACCCAGCTTGTCGTGCCCCGATCCGCGCGTGAAATAAGCGCCGCGTGGGTGCACCCCCGGGAGCGTTCGCGGGGCGACGTGGTCGGCCTCATCGTCCGCCAGATAGCGGTAGTAGGTGTCCATTCGCTCCAGCGTGTCCGCGTCCAGCACCTTGCCCCGGTCGTGCACGTAGTCGTCGTCCCAGCGCAGCCGCGGGATCAGCCAGTCGTTCATGCCGATGTCCAAGTCGCTGACCACGAACACGGGCGTCTGGATACGCTCCGCCAGATCGAAGGAACGCACCGCGAAGTCGAAGCACTCCCCGGGGTCCGCGGGGAACAGCGCGACGTGCTTCGTGTCCCCGTGTGAAGCGTAGGCCACCAGCGTCAGGTCGCCCTGCTGGGTTCGGGTCGGCATCCCGGTGGATGGGCCGGTCCTCTGGATGTTGAAGAAGACCGACGGGACCTCGGCGTAGTAGGCCAGGCCAATGAACTCGCTCATCAAGGAAATCCCGGGTCCCGCCGTAGGCGTGAACGCCCGGGCGCCCGCCCAGCCGGCCCCCAGTACCATGCCGGCGGCGGCCAGCTCATCCTCGGCCTGAAGGATTACGTAGCTCTTTGCGCCTGTATCGGGGTCGGTTCGGTACTTGGCACAAAAGT from the Gemmatimonadota bacterium genome contains:
- a CDS encoding 2-oxoacid:acceptor oxidoreductase subunit alpha, with product MSVNDEHPRGTCGSAAAGPSGGRANDFAFKIATVNGTGSASANGLLMQSIFRMGIPVSGKNVFPSNIQGLPTWYEVRVNGRGYAASTPDFDLIVAMNPATYEADIAEVRAGGWLLHDSSWPLADELRRDDVTFLGVPFGQMCVDNFSGGRERVLMKNIVYAGTLAALLDIDLEVVGQLLHETFARKPALMDSNLLAIRLGTEFAREHFDCPLPVHLQPMRANDDAVLMDGNTAAALGCVYAGATVAAWYPITPATSLMDGFRHFCAKYRTDPDTGAKSYVILQAEDELAAAGMVLGAGWAGARAFTPTAGPGISLMSEFIGLAYYAEVPSVFFNIQRTGPSTGMPTRTQQGDLTLVAYASHGDTKHVALFPADPGECFDFAVRSFDLAERIQTPVFVVSDLDIGMNDWLIPRLRWDDDYVHDRGKVLDADTLERMDTYYRYLADDEADHVAPRTLPGVHPRGAYFTRGSGHDKLGRYTEDSAGYRELMDRLAVKIDGAADALPEPEQIPASEFGEGRNVGAWMGAHVASIEAEARDGVITVGGCRGAVLEALDRLAEDGESFDFLRVRGFPFGNTIRKFVESHERCFVVEQNRDGQLRTLLINETEVAPARLVSVLDYGGVPLSAAVVMEGIRSPGTPVGAGAPQVALGVPARKSRVHRGA